gcgcgcgcgtacaagCTCACATCCAGTCGCTTGAGCCTATTAAAAAGTAGGCACAGGCTCAAATAGAAATCTCTGGAGGAAGAAAGTTCTTCTCAGGTCAGGCAATTCCTCAGCAGGGTCCCCCGCACAAAGGAGAACAAATGGGAGGAATAGCCAATTGGGGGACCACTGTTTTCCTAGGGCGCTCACCTTCTGCAAACCAAACAGTCTGGCCAAAAGGAGATACCAAGTAACTGACCCGCGGCCAAGAAAGGTAATGCGGGGCGGGACCTGCTGTCCGAGCTGCGCCAGGACAAGTACAGCGCGTCCCAGCCCTGGCTCCAGACTACAGCTCCCGGCATGCTCCGTGCCTGGTACCCGCCCGGGGAGCGCGGAGGGAAGGATGCAGACACCGCGGCCGGCGATGAGGATGGAGGCCGGGGAGGCAGCGCCACCGGCGGGGGCGGGCGGCCGCGCCGGGGGCGGCTGGGGCAAGTGGGTGCGGCTGAACGTGGGGGGCACGGTGTTCCTGACCACCCGCCAGACGCTGTGCCGGGAGCAGAAGTCCTTCCTTAGCCGCCTGTGTCAGGGCGAAGAGCTTCAGTCCGACAGGGTGAGCCCGCTGACCGCGGCGTCCCGGCTCCGCGTTCCGGGGCTTTCCCACCAACGCGTCCTCCGGCCTGGGTGGCGTAGCTTTTCTGGGATCCCAAGGCGGGGAGCCcgggcaggaggaaggggagggagcgGAACAGAGAGGGATCGCTGTGCCTATTGCCGTAGCAACGGGACAGCACAGGCCGCAGCCTTTTGGAGCCTTGGAGCGCTGCCCTGGATCCCGGACGCTCCTTCGCTGTGGAGCCCTGGGGAGGGACCGAGAAGCCCGGCCTGCCTAACTGCCTCGGCTGGCTCCAGCGGCTGCTTCTCCCCACCCTTGGAGTGGGAGCAGCTGAAGGGTGCAAGGATCTGGGTGAAGGAGGCCTGGGGGTCTTGGAGCTGGGATTAATGTGGGGAAGAGCCCTGGCCTTACAGATGCCACTTGTAGGCTCACCCTACTCTCCTGCCAACTCCCAGAATGACCTAGGAGGAGTCCGTGGTAGCAGGGTGGGAAAGACTTCCTTGCTCCCTGACTTTGGCCTTCTCGTGTGCAAGGCCTCTGGAGTTGGCTTGTCAAAGTCCCCTGGCTCCCATTCTGTGGCCCTCTCACACTGTGTCCTTGGATGAGTCCCCTGCTTCTTGATGTCTTGCTGGGTTGTACCAATGCCAGCTCTGCCTTCCTGCAGGCTGCAAATGTCCAATCAGAGAGCAGCTTCTTTGGAAACTTGCAAACATCTATCTGGTGGCTAGTGGGGTTGGTCTGAGGAACGGCCTCTCCAAGAGGGAAACTTTCGCAGGAGGGAACTTCACTGGGTCCCGTGCAGAGGTAGGGGCCACTCCGAAGTCCTGTCACACTCTGTGCTCACACTTAGTCCTCTGATTATGGGGGAGAAAAGAGATGCTCCAAGAGGCTAGATGATTgcctcaaggtcacacagccagaaaAGGGCAAAGGCGGCGCtcgaacccagagccttgccGCTCTGCTCTCCCCATTTCCAGCCTGTGGTGAGTTGAGCTTATGTGTGGGGGCAGGGCTTGGGGAAGCTTGCATACCTCTCACTGCCTATAGTCATCTCCCCGACAGGATGAGACCGGGGCCTACCTCATTGACCGTGACCCCACCTACTTCGGGCCCATATTGAACTTCCTCAGGCATGGTAAACTGGTGCTGGACAAGGACATGGCTGAGGAGGGTGAGTTTGATCCACTGTGCTGGTCTGGGGCTCTCTGCAGCCTGTCAGAGCCTTCAGGGGAGGCCTAAAATCATTCCTGTAGCCAGGGGCATCTACTTTGCCCCATTATTTTCTGCCCATCctagagtgggtgggtgggggtgtcccATTCACCAGTCTCTGCCAAGCTGACAGACCCAAGCTGCTACTGGGTGCTGTTGGGGGAAGTgatgtggaaacaggaagaggaaaaaaggagcCAGTGAGGCCCCAAGGAGGCTTCTGTTGCCTTTGGGAATGAATGACTTTTCTCCTTGGCCTTTtggcaagccaggtgtggtctGTGAGGCCCTAGGCTAGATGGGGGGAAGGGTTGggtcttctttctctgccttattCTGGGATCCCAAGTAGGGACTTACCATCAGCCAGTGTCCTAAGCTGGTGACTCTCCCCAAAGTGGCTAGCCTCACACTGTGCCTGGTATAAGTTTGGGCCTTCCCAGGCCAGTGGAGGCTCTTATCTTAGCCCCGCTGACATGGAAGCCGTGTAGAGAATGGATCAGAGTCAGGGACTAACTGAGTCATCCCCAAACCAGCTCTTCTCTGTACCCTTGAATGTGGCTCTGGACAAGACCAGGCCACCTTGGACATGCCAGGCTTCTTCAAGTCTCCACTGGGGACTACAGAACAGGCATCATGGCTCACATTCTGAAGAGTGCCTGTTGGGACTACACATGGGTCCTGTGCACCTGTGGTGTCTCACACAGGCCTGGCTGACCCTGATGGGGTCCTAAAGGCTCCccaaaggacagagagagaaagggagagcatCATGTTCAGAGCTTACTGTAGGTAGCTGGCGCTGCTCCTGCCTACCGAAGGCTGCCTAGCGGTCCAAGGGGAACAGATCACGTGGACAGGACCTGGGCTCAGGATCAGGTCCCTCCAGGGAGGCTCATACTCCAGCTGCGGCACAGCCAGCACCTGTTTACAGGTTCTGGCTCTTCCAAGCTCTGGTGCGCTCACCTCTTCAGCCGTGGTGGGGGAGCATCTAGAGAGATGGGGTTCAGGAAGAGGCAGTATGGCGGTGGTAGGTGTTAGTTAGCTTCTCTGGGTGTGTGACATGTAGTAACAATTGCACCCGCCTCAGTTGGCAGTGGGAAGGTAGAAGGAAGCTTTTCCACAGCACGAGCTGCCTAGCCTGAGATTTCTGTCACTCAGGCAGTGGTCTTTGCTGACTGTCCCTTCGGGCAGGGACTAGTTGAACAGTAATAGTGATCAGgatgcacacccccccccccccccccccccacccctacacgTGCACCCAGTTCCAGCTGCTGTAAGGAAGTACCAGAGGCCAGGGGACTATAACAACAGCCACTGATCCATCCCAGCTTCTCAGGCTGTGATTCAGGGTCAGTGTGCTAGCATGGGTGCTTCTGGCTTGACCCTTTCCCCTGCTGCCAATTGCCCATGCAGCCATGGAGTCATTGGCTAGTCAacctcttctgtcagaggactTCCTTGGGCTTCTACCTTCATGACCCTTCATCTCCCATTGGCCAGAGTTCCTCCATCACATGGCAGTTAGGCTgcaaaggctacatacagcactTCAAAGGTTATGGGTTTGTTGttgtagcgtgtgtgtgtgtgtttcttgttttttcgagacagggtttctctgtgtagccctgactgtcctggattcgctttgtagacaaggctggcctcaaattcaacagagatccacctgcctctgcctcctgagtgctggctcaAAGGTTATGCACTGAGAGGACGGACATGCAGTCTGTGATGGTCCCTGTCCCCAAAGAACCCAGAAGCCCCATGCCCTGCAGAGACTTCCTGCAGTTCAGGCTCCTGAGAGCTCTTAACATGTCATGTCACTGAGCGAGAGGAGGGCTGGCTTGATCTCTCAGATCAGTCTATAACACACAGACCTCAGTTAGTCCCTGACCCTGACCCATTCTCCACACCTGCTTCCCCTGTGTCCCAGGACCTCTGATAGACCCATGGGAGCTCTACAAATACAGTTCTTAGTGGCAGCTAGAAgtgtatacatgtttgtttacttccagggaagggaggcaggggcGGCAGGGCTCTGAAGGTGGAGCTTGCCTTGGCTCTGTGGCTTACAGGccatgtgaccttggacaagctGTTTCTCTCTcatagcctcagtttccccagttgtTCAGTAGACATAATGAAAGTACTAGATTCTAGTTCTGACAAGTGCCGTTAAGAATATTATGTTCCCAGCACAAGCCTGGCACTTAGTGTGCGTTTGGTAAACGAGGGCACACAGTGGGTGGCCTAGGCCCTCCCTGTAGTATTCTAGGACACAGTCGCAATGAGCCTTCTCTCTTGATGCCCCAAACAGCCCCAAGTTGTGAACTAGCAGGAACTCCTGGGTCACATGCTCATCACAGCTCCAGAGATGGGGCTGGCCTGAGAAGCGACATCTCAGCCTCTTATGTGGggccaaggggaaaaaaattgttCCCTTTTGTTTGGGTTGGACtaggtctcatatagcccaggcttgcctcaaatttgTTATGTAACTGAGGGTgtccttgaacttttgatcttcctgcctctgcctcccgagtgctaggattacaagtgttaTCACCATTCACAGTTTGGGCAGTGctagggatcgaacccagggcttgaTGCGTGCTAGTCGGCTGCTCTACCAATTGAGCAAATCTCTAGACCTGAAATGTTCCCTCTTTCTTGACACTTGAACTCATGGACCTATCTAGGATGTGACCAGAGCAGGAAGCGGGTCTGGGGACAAAGAGAATGGGGCATGGAGACAGTAGAGGTGACTGGGCTGTTCTGTGTCCCAGGGGTCCTGGAGGAAGCTGAGTTCTACAACATCGGCCCTCTGATCCGAATCATCAAGGACAGGATGGAGGAGAAAGACTACACAGTGACCCAGGTttggagagagagcaagcagggccagtggagggagagggttaGCAGCCTGGTCAGGGGAGGCCTACCAGGCTGCCCAGCACTGCCCCAGCCTGGATATACACTGATAATGTTCTGTCCCCTCCTGGGCTTCTGCTGTGTGTGACCGAGGGTTATCGTgtcctttgttttcctctgtggAAAGCTGAGATGCTCAGATGTTGCCTAGCTACACTCGCTCACAGAGAATGTCAGTAGCAGCCCACTCCCCCACCCGCCAGCCAGGCAGGATGAGTAAATGTCCACTTGATGGAGTCAGGCAGTCCCCAGATAGGTAGGTACACATGAGCCATTGGGGCTGGCATTTCAGAGCTCAGATCCCAGGGCGACAGGGTGAGTCATCGCCTCCCAGCTATAGCGACTAAAGAGGTAAGGGCTTGACTCTACAGGTGATGCTGACCATCTCCCCAAATCCTGCCTTGCTTTCCTCTTGTATCACCCATATTCTACACATGGCTCTGCCACCCTTGAGCTGGTGGCCCTGGGCAAGTAACTGAAGCTCCCTGAGAGCCTCAGTATAAAAATCCCATAATGTGTAAGGGTCTCAGAAGGGACACAGCTGGCACACAGGAGGTATTCGGAGTAtggttccctcttccctcctctagctttcctgccccccaccccccgccccacctaTGGTTACACAGTTGCGGAAGGAGTAGCTAGGTGCCTGGTGCCCTTCGAGGTATCCTCCATGTAAACTTTTTACCCACAGGTGCCACCCAAGCACGTGTACCGAGTGCTACAGTGCCAGGAGGAGGAGCTGACACAGATGGTCTCTACCATGTCTGATGGCTGGCGCTTTGAGCAGGTGGGCTGGGCACAAGGAATACCTTAAACCTGTCCTTTCTAAAGCCTCCAGTCCCCCACTCACCCCTACGCCCACCCCCAGCCCAAATCCAtagtcctcttcctcctcctccttcttcagtttggttttccaagacaagttttttccgtgtagccttggctgacctagactcacattgtagaccaggctggcctggaactcacagccatccgcctgcctctgcctcccgagtgccggcttaaaggtgtgcgtcaccaccgcctggcccgtAGTCTTCTTGAATAGAACAAAGTGCAACTAGGAAAGCGCCTGCTGGGTACAGGTGGACTGAGAAGGAGTGAGGCAGGGAACCCTTGTCACTAGGCATCCTAGTCCCTGGGGATCTGTATAGCTTCCAGTCTTTGGTCCTTAGAGACGGCTCAGGTATAAGAGGCCAGAACCACAGAGTTGAGTAGAATCCCTGCCAAGCCCCAGACCTGACCTCTGGAGTCTCGTGACAGACAAGCACAGTGATAAGCAGCCCCCTTTCCTGGAAGTCCCCATGTGATGGCTTCCCAAGGTACTAGTGTGTGACCTGCCATGCCTCCAGGCCATATGTGGGTCGCCACAGGAGACTTCTGTTATCAGCCACACAGCAAGCTGCATACTGCTTCTCGGGTTCCTAGAGGCACAGAGTCCCAAAATGAACCCAAGGTTGAGTCTTGCCCTGAGAGCAAGAAAGGAATTGAGCTAGTTCCCTGTGCACCTAGCCCACCAACTATCTCCCacatgggaatgggaggagaaggCTCGCCTTGCAGGAAAGAGCCATTATGAAGGCCGACCCACCAGTTGGGACAGGAGGATGCCCTATCTTCTACCCCTGCCCTCTGTGACTCCTTCTACTCGAGCTAGCCagctcctttctcagcctctgcaCGCTGGGATGTGAGCTCATGACACCTCCATCACAAGGCCTTTGTGAAGCAGAGACGGGCCATCAAGGAAGGTTCTAGGCTGGGGCAGGACTCCATTCGTTGGTACCAGTTCACAGCCAGTATCAAAAGAGCCACATCTACACTCAGGGTCTACACtcagggggtagaggcaggaagtcAAGGTCACTCTCAACTgcctagtgagtttgaggccttgtctcaaaacaaaacaaaaaacctagaaatgGTGTGAGTAAATCTGGGGGACTCCAAGGAGGACAGGGGCTGGTCCCTGGCCTGCCTCTTGCAGGCGCCGTTTCTCTAGTAGCCTACtgtctgcctgccctctgctggccgaGAAGGTGAtgggtttttgctttggtttttgccTGCTGTGTAGGTCCCAAGAGCTCAGAGCCCTTCACATGTTTTTGTCAGAAGGGCCACCTAGGTGTGGCTCTCAAGACCTCAGAGCAAGGGAGACCACTCTGAGAACCCAAGAAGACattgatcagttgcctgagctcTCAAAGACTAAAGCCAGCGGGCGGGTCAGGGGTCACCAGCCTAGGCCCTGTAGCCTCAGGAGTTGCTTGCCTCTTCTGGGAATGAAAGGAATATTCCATGGGCTCTGCTCTGCCAACCCTACCCTGCAAACCTAGTCCTGAAGTGAGGTGGATGCCATTTGCTTCAGGAAGAAGCACCTGGTTGTAGGGTGGGGCAAGGGTAACACTGCCCTCTGTTTCCGGGTCAGGCCTGGCCATGCTTGCAGAGGTGCTGCTGAGGAACAAGCACACTGCCTTCCTATTGTCTGTGCCTCTGGAAGACCAGGAGCTGCCTACACAGGCTATGGCCTGtgtctctcctgccctccacctccccctTCATCACTGTACTTTTGGTGTCCCGCCCTTCCAGCTGGTGAACATCGGTTCCTCCTACAACTATGGCAGTGAGGACCAGGCCGAGTTCTTGTGTGTGGTGTCTAAGGAGCTCCACAGCTCCCCACATGGCGTAAGCTCAGAATCCAGCCGTAAAACCAAGGTGAGCCCCTGCCCTGTG
This window of the Acomys russatus chromosome 17, mAcoRus1.1, whole genome shotgun sequence genome carries:
- the Kctd17 gene encoding BTB/POZ domain-containing protein KCTD17 isoform X1; amino-acid sequence: MRGGTCCPSCARTSTARPSPGSRLQLPACSVPGTRPGSAEGRMQTPRPAMRMEAGEAAPPAGAGGRAGGGWGKWVRLNVGGTVFLTTRQTLCREQKSFLSRLCQGEELQSDRDETGAYLIDRDPTYFGPILNFLRHGKLVLDKDMAEEGVLEEAEFYNIGPLIRIIKDRMEEKDYTVTQVPPKHVYRVLQCQEEELTQMVSTMSDGWRFEQLVNIGSSYNYGSEDQAEFLCVVSKELHSSPHGVSSESSRKTKSTDEQLEEQRRQEVEEVEVAQVQVEADAQEKALSSQDPANLFSLPPPPPPPPLPAGGPASSSSTSSSSWISSAPCLFPLCPCPGFLSACSRLHPGAALVPVSRALSPGPLALHPQASCLPPPSPFPAPSASWPREEGRGHIRSVSSNPAEHL
- the Kctd17 gene encoding BTB/POZ domain-containing protein KCTD17 isoform X5, translating into MRGGTCCPSCARTSTARPSPGSRLQLPACSVPGTRPGSAEGRMQTPRPAMRMEAGEAAPPAGAGGRAGGGWGKWVRLNVGGTVFLTTRQTLCREQKSFLSRLCQGEELQSDRDETGAYLIDRDPTYFGPILNFLRHGKLVLDKDMAEEGVLEEAEFYNIGPLIRIIKDRMEEKDYTVTQVPPKHVYRVLQCQEEELTQMVSTMSDGWRFEQLVNIGSSYNYGSEDQAEFLCVVSKELHSSPHGVSSESSRKTKLLQARGTRM
- the Kctd17 gene encoding BTB/POZ domain-containing protein KCTD17 isoform X2, giving the protein MRGGTCCPSCARTSTARPSPGSRLQLPACSVPGTRPGSAEGRMQTPRPAMRMEAGEAAPPAGAGGRAGGGWGKWVRLNVGGTVFLTTRQTLCREQKSFLSRLCQGEELQSDRDETGAYLIDRDPTYFGPILNFLRHGKLVLDKDMAEEGVLEEAEFYNIGPLIRIIKDRMEEKDYTVTQVPPKHVYRVLQCQEEELTQMVSTMSDGWRFEQLVNIGSSYNYGSEDQAEFLCVVSKELHSSPHGVSSESSRKTKSTDEQLEEQRRQEVEEVEVAQVQVEADAQEKALSSQDPANLFSLPPPPPPPPLPAGGPASSSSTSSSSWISSAPCLFPLCPCPGPCPHPPRPKPELAVRAPRSRARPQSCRPCYYKPEAPGCEPPDHLQGLGVPI
- the Kctd17 gene encoding BTB/POZ domain-containing protein KCTD17 isoform X3, which codes for MRGGTCCPSCARTSTARPSPGSRLQLPACSVPGTRPGSAEGRMQTPRPAMRMEAGEAAPPAGAGGRAGGGWGKWVRLNVGGTVFLTTRQTLCREQKSFLSRLCQGEELQSDRDETGAYLIDRDPTYFGPILNFLRHGKLVLDKDMAEEGVLEEAEFYNIGPLIRIIKDRMEEKDYTVTQVPPKHVYRVLQCQEEELTQMVSTMSDGWRFEQLVNIGSSYNYGSEDQAEFLCVVSKELHSSPHGVSSESSRKTKSTDEQLEEQRRQEVEEVEVAQVQVEADAQEKALSSQDPANLFSLPPPPPPPPLPAGGPCPHPPRPKPELAVRAPRSRARPQSCRPCYYKPEAPGCEPPDHLQGLGVPI
- the Kctd17 gene encoding BTB/POZ domain-containing protein KCTD17 isoform X4, whose amino-acid sequence is MRGGTCCPSCARTSTARPSPGSRLQLPACSVPGTRPGSAEGRMQTPRPAMRMEAGEAAPPAGAGGRAGGGWGKWVRLNVGGTVFLTTRQTLCREQKSFLSRLCQGEELQSDRDETGAYLIDRDPTYFGPILNFLRHGKLVLDKDMAEEGVLEEAEFYNIGPLIRIIKDRMEEKDYTVTQVPPKHVYRVLQCQEEELTQMVSTMSDGWRFEQLVNIGSSYNYGSEDQAEFLCVVSKELHSSPHGVSSESSRKTKVPVRTLPDPSLSLP
- the Kctd17 gene encoding BTB/POZ domain-containing protein KCTD17 isoform X6; translated protein: MRGGTCCPSCARTSTARPSPGSRLQLPACSVPGTRPGSAEGRMQTPRPAMRMEAGEAAPPAGAGGRAGGGWGKWVRLNVGGTVFLTTRQTLCREQKSFLSRLCQGEELQSDRDETGAYLIDRDPTYFGPILNFLRHGKLVLDKDMAEEGVLEEAEFYNIGPLIRIIKDRMEEKDYTVTQVPPKHVYRVLQCQEEELTQMVSTMSDGWRFEQLVNIGSSYNYGSEDQAEFLCVVSKELHSSPHGVSSESSRKTKSTDEQLEEQRRQEVEEVEVAQVQVEADAQEKAITSQRHPDVSPQITSRDLGFRSEILYFCTTGWAPGPRRKTCPVPCYCCLHLLG